The following are from one region of the Paenibacillus protaetiae genome:
- a CDS encoding winged helix-turn-helix domain-containing protein gives MMLEPHMPQSAGAAGIAAGPAQAQDAAEREAASAGAGAAGTAAGQTQAQDAAEREAASAGAGAAGTAAGRAQAQPQDAAEREAASAGAGAAGTAAGQTQAQAQDAAEREAASAGAAGGGGYRYWGRAPEPAPVEPAAAVSRPGVLRRGRMTLSIPERRMWKDKDEIILTPTEWTLVRLLMEREGLGVSRDEILSEVWGRFYVGDLKVVDVNIRRIRQKIEDNPSDPQIIETVWGYGYRWKRSAP, from the coding sequence ATGATGCTGGAACCGCATATGCCGCAGAGCGCTGGAGCGGCAGGCATCGCAGCGGGGCCAGCGCAGGCGCAGGATGCAGCGGAGCGCGAAGCGGCAAGCGCTGGCGCTGGAGCGGCAGGCACCGCAGCGGGGCAAACGCAGGCGCAGGATGCAGCGGAGCGCGAAGCGGCAAGCGCAGGCGCGGGAGCGGCAGGCACCGCAGCGGGGCGAGCGCAGGCGCAGCCGCAGGATGCAGCGGAGCGCGAAGCGGCAAGCGCAGGGGCTGGAGCGGCAGGCACCGCAGCGGGGCAAACGCAGGCGCAGGCGCAGGATGCAGCGGAGCGCGAAGCGGCAAGCGCAGGGGCTGCAGGCGGCGGAGGGTACCGCTACTGGGGTCGTGCGCCAGAGCCGGCGCCCGTCGAGCCTGCGGCGGCGGTGTCCCGTCCCGGCGTGCTTCGGCGCGGCCGCATGACGCTTTCGATTCCCGAGCGGCGCATGTGGAAGGATAAGGACGAAATTATTTTGACCCCTACGGAATGGACGCTGGTCCGGCTGCTGATGGAGCGGGAAGGGCTTGGCGTTAGCCGGGATGAAATATTAAGCGAAGTGTGGGGCCGGTTTTATGTCGGCGATCTGAAGGTTGTGGATGTGAATATCCGGCGTATCCGGCAAAAAATCGAAGATAATCCTTCCGATCCGCAAATTATTGAGACGGTATGGGGCTACGGGTACCGCTGGAAACGGAGCGCGCCATGA
- a CDS encoding FG-GAP repeat domain-containing protein → MAAKGSQERIKEPERHAAVRRGTPESPPAGVISRWRTYRSVPAALVLLLLGILAAGCKYTAAPADLLQKPPISSEKQRLVQAVSDLLPEYSKLALPLREQKSEAIRLVDIDHDGSDEAVVSYFNEYNAPELMVLSRKNGSWKQWALIEQPLARQLDLLQIADLNNDGTMELIVGWSGNGSFDSPNILSLYTFEQKPKLNEEGKPVLAAAESMPYIYADLGDVNGDGSKELAVITSSGSSEQADMPDYFLTLYRWNGYHLADVQQIQLPSDVNQYDRLLMGKVSARKNGIIVEASIGAHSSYTIMFAWDNGKLKKVPADDPYEEPSWAPVQNGDVNGDGILELAELVQPPDSDDVPYVGMMWITRWNQWDGDKGFRRIMEEYSNYGYSFRFAFPESWYGHYTIGSPAGSPKYSVAEFDYWNEKGGVRAELATLYVVPQQQWDEYQAEMKDAGRPLNILMTASGLVYAVHLADGAPESLPSGNKKSFESMLLTTEQAKGCLSLIQDN, encoded by the coding sequence ATGGCCGCGAAAGGCAGCCAGGAACGAATAAAGGAACCGGAGCGGCATGCCGCTGTCCGGCGGGGGACGCCTGAGTCTCCTCCAGCCGGCGTCATATCCCGCTGGCGTACATACCGGAGCGTACCGGCAGCTTTAGTCCTGCTGCTGTTAGGTATACTTGCAGCAGGCTGCAAGTATACGGCTGCGCCGGCTGATCTGCTGCAGAAGCCGCCGATATCGTCAGAGAAGCAGCGTCTCGTGCAGGCGGTCAGCGATCTGCTGCCGGAATACAGCAAGCTTGCGCTTCCGCTGCGCGAGCAGAAATCGGAAGCCATCCGGCTTGTCGATATCGACCATGACGGAAGCGATGAAGCAGTCGTTTCGTATTTTAATGAATATAATGCGCCCGAGCTGATGGTGTTGTCCCGCAAAAACGGCAGCTGGAAGCAATGGGCGCTGATCGAGCAGCCGCTCGCCCGCCAGCTGGACTTGCTGCAAATTGCCGATTTGAACAATGACGGCACGATGGAGCTCATCGTCGGCTGGTCAGGCAACGGCTCGTTTGACAGCCCTAACATTTTGTCGCTGTATACGTTCGAACAGAAGCCGAAGCTGAACGAAGAAGGCAAGCCGGTATTGGCTGCGGCGGAATCAATGCCTTATATATACGCCGACCTTGGCGATGTGAACGGGGACGGAAGCAAAGAGCTTGCGGTCATTACTTCAAGCGGCAGCAGCGAGCAGGCGGATATGCCGGATTATTTTCTAACCTTGTACAGATGGAACGGCTATCATTTGGCGGATGTCCAGCAAATTCAGCTTCCATCGGACGTGAACCAATATGACCGTCTGCTGATGGGGAAAGTATCTGCCCGTAAAAACGGCATTATTGTTGAAGCGTCGATTGGTGCCCATTCCTCCTACACCATTATGTTTGCATGGGATAACGGCAAGCTGAAGAAGGTTCCGGCCGATGACCCTTATGAGGAGCCAAGCTGGGCTCCAGTCCAAAACGGCGATGTGAACGGGGACGGCATTTTGGAACTTGCGGAGCTGGTGCAGCCGCCGGACAGCGATGATGTTCCTTATGTCGGCATGATGTGGATTACCCGGTGGAACCAGTGGGATGGAGATAAAGGATTTAGGCGCATTATGGAGGAATACAGCAACTACGGGTATTCGTTCCGTTTTGCGTTCCCGGAAAGCTGGTACGGCCATTATACGATCGGCAGCCCGGCAGGCAGCCCGAAGTACAGTGTAGCCGAATTTGATTATTGGAATGAAAAAGGCGGCGTACGGGCGGAGCTGGCCACTTTGTATGTTGTTCCTCAGCAGCAATGGGACGAATACCAAGCGGAAATGAAGGATGCCGGCCGTCCGCTGAACATCCTTATGACGGCTTCGGGGCTTGTATATGCTGTGCATCTTGCGGATGGCGCGCCAGAATCGCTGCCGTCCGGCAATAAGAAAAGTTTTGAGTCGATGCTGCTTACGACCGAGCAGGCGAAAGGATGCCTGTCGCTGATTCAGGATAACTAA
- a CDS encoding extracellular solute-binding protein codes for MNKYVALGLTAVLALLLLTSCERNEASSSSDAGSAASSNSPVLSYWAELNGNAASTKSTFQEVPFFQEWQRRTGVKLQFIQPPTNQAKEAVNVMLASGDLPDMIEYEWNSYPGGPSKAINDGYILRLNDVIDQYAPNLKAYLKAHPDIDKQIRTADGSYYMFPFIRNENELRTYQGLIIRKDWLDELGLPVPTTIDEWHTVLTAFKNKKGVEAPLIFFGVPSPLSGVENGSFIGAYGVEKGFYIDGGNVKFGPMEPGYKQFLTLFRDWYNEGLIDRNFAAVDFETQDMSMITGRSGASIWNAGAGIGTWLPVIRQQDPKAELVAAPYPVLHKGDRPEFGQRALQVGSSGGVAITTASKHVEEAVRMLDYGYSTEGHMLFNFGIEGLSYKMKDGYPTYTDLILNNPDKLAPSQALAMYTRASYFGPFVQDTRYMEQYYTLPEQKDAVRIWSDTNADQHQLPNLPMTDKESAELSAIMQDVTTYVDEMSLKFIYGIEPLDSFDAFVEQLNTLNIGRAIQIQQAALDRYNNPSSSLLAP; via the coding sequence ATTAACAAATATGTGGCACTTGGGCTTACGGCGGTGCTCGCGCTTTTGCTGCTGACCTCCTGCGAGCGGAATGAGGCTTCATCGTCATCTGATGCGGGCAGCGCTGCTTCAAGCAATTCGCCGGTATTGTCGTATTGGGCAGAGCTGAACGGCAACGCGGCCAGCACCAAATCAACGTTTCAAGAGGTGCCCTTTTTTCAGGAATGGCAGCGCAGAACCGGCGTAAAGCTTCAATTCATCCAGCCTCCGACCAATCAGGCGAAGGAAGCTGTTAATGTAATGCTCGCTTCCGGCGATTTGCCGGATATGATCGAATACGAGTGGAACAGCTATCCGGGCGGACCGTCGAAAGCGATCAATGACGGCTATATTTTGCGGCTGAACGATGTGATTGATCAATATGCTCCGAACCTGAAAGCTTATTTAAAGGCGCATCCGGATATTGATAAGCAGATCCGGACGGCGGACGGCAGTTATTATATGTTCCCCTTTATCCGAAACGAAAACGAGCTGCGCACATACCAGGGGCTGATTATCCGCAAGGACTGGCTGGATGAGCTGGGCTTGCCCGTTCCGACAACGATTGACGAATGGCATACCGTGCTTACCGCCTTTAAAAATAAAAAAGGGGTGGAAGCCCCGCTTATTTTTTTCGGCGTGCCGAGTCCGCTGTCCGGGGTGGAGAACGGCAGTTTTATCGGCGCATACGGTGTTGAAAAAGGTTTTTACATTGACGGCGGCAACGTGAAATTCGGGCCGATGGAACCCGGGTACAAACAGTTCCTCACTTTATTCCGCGACTGGTACAATGAAGGGCTGATCGACCGGAATTTCGCCGCCGTTGATTTCGAAACGCAGGATATGAGCATGATTACAGGCCGAAGCGGGGCCAGCATATGGAATGCAGGCGCCGGCATCGGCACGTGGCTTCCGGTTATCCGGCAGCAGGATCCGAAAGCCGAACTTGTTGCGGCGCCGTATCCGGTTCTGCATAAAGGGGACCGTCCCGAATTCGGGCAGCGCGCTTTGCAGGTCGGATCATCCGGCGGAGTAGCCATTACGACAGCCAGCAAGCATGTGGAAGAAGCGGTGCGGATGCTCGATTACGGCTACAGCACGGAAGGGCATATGCTGTTTAACTTCGGTATCGAAGGACTCAGCTATAAAATGAAGGACGGGTATCCGACATACACGGACCTGATTTTAAACAATCCCGACAAGCTTGCTCCATCACAGGCGCTGGCGATGTACACGAGAGCAAGTTATTTTGGCCCGTTTGTGCAGGACACGCGTTATATGGAGCAGTATTATACGCTTCCGGAGCAAAAGGACGCGGTGCGCATCTGGTCGGATACGAACGCGGATCAGCATCAGCTGCCGAACCTGCCCATGACGGATAAGGAAAGCGCCGAGCTGTCGGCTATTATGCAGGATGTAACTACCTACGTAGACGAAATGTCGCTGAAGTTCATATACGGCATCGAGCCGCTTGATTCTTTTGACGCTTTTGTGGAGCAGCTGAACACGTTAAATATCGGCCGCGCCATTCAGATTCAGCAGGCTGCACTCGACCGCTATAACAATCCGTCTTCATCGCTTTTGGCTCCTTAA
- a CDS encoding helix-turn-helix domain-containing protein yields the protein MNIRQLWRKRKSIVVTWLVSYSAVLIVPILISLVIYSQASQALKSEIHRANDSLLKQMGYTIDNQIDLMKRLNTEVAWNQNLQTLMYSNKQDKSTPYTAHELVDEFRLYKTSYASIDEFYVVWNQDSSVLRPGNIRSLPVAFQTIHDTGAMTYEQWKEAVLGGETNRFTLLPREGAGESEASIAYITHLPRDLNGRETGTVVVMADTKRFQDAIESISGFNGGLVLILNQDNEVLLSNHPDAPELAPFMDGSHVRLTSPRVGDSELFYIPSAKSNLKYALIIPSRLYWEKAEYVRSFTYISILISLIGAGVLTWFFMRRNYSPIQELVQTLTDKTADKDRPDDWNELHLIRKAIMSARSEKDEIALQLQKHQHVLRSNLINRLLKGRLDSLVPYEEAFRSYHMTLLSSHFAVILFVVENEESLYANLPGIDVNERRKLIQFIIANVVEELAQQHQHVGYVAEADDMIVCLVNLRPDAENGPQDLHDIALEAQSFLRRYDMELTISTSGCHPSWAGIAEAYQEAVDAMEYKMVLGKQGIISYEDIRSEYSDRAEYGYYYPLQVEQQLINFIKAGDMEQASAYMDEITTRNFEKPLISLTIAKCLIFNLAGTMVKAINELGEGDILASNPLWMDKIIACDTIQEMQKELHAMLGEVCSFAAAKRVSNLTQEREDSLRDLTAKVTQYIERNYQDVNLNVNAIGEYFDLKGSYLSKLFKTQTGEGLLDCIHKFRIEHAKRMIRDKQESINEISRLVGYNDAATFIRVFKKYEGITPGKYKEIC from the coding sequence TTGAACATTCGGCAGTTATGGCGTAAACGGAAAAGCATTGTTGTCACGTGGCTTGTATCCTACAGTGCAGTATTAATTGTTCCAATTCTGATCAGCCTTGTTATTTATTCGCAGGCGAGCCAGGCGCTCAAAAGTGAAATTCACCGGGCGAATGACTCCTTGCTGAAGCAAATGGGCTATACGATTGACAATCAGATCGATTTGATGAAGCGGCTCAATACGGAAGTAGCATGGAATCAAAATTTGCAGACGCTGATGTACTCGAACAAGCAGGATAAAAGCACGCCTTATACGGCGCATGAGCTGGTGGACGAGTTCCGGTTGTATAAAACGTCCTATGCGTCGATTGATGAGTTTTATGTCGTATGGAACCAGGACTCGTCCGTGCTGCGTCCCGGCAATATCCGCTCTCTGCCGGTCGCGTTCCAAACCATTCACGATACCGGAGCCATGACGTATGAGCAATGGAAAGAGGCTGTGCTTGGCGGCGAAACAAACCGTTTTACGTTGCTGCCGCGCGAAGGGGCGGGCGAATCGGAAGCCTCAATCGCGTACATTACCCATTTGCCGCGGGATTTGAACGGCAGGGAGACCGGAACCGTCGTCGTGATGGCTGATACGAAGCGGTTTCAGGATGCCATTGAAAGCATCTCGGGTTTTAACGGCGGCCTTGTGCTTATTTTAAACCAGGATAATGAAGTGCTGCTGTCCAATCACCCGGACGCGCCGGAGCTGGCGCCGTTTATGGACGGCTCGCATGTGCGGCTTACTTCTCCCAGGGTGGGAGATTCGGAGCTGTTTTATATTCCGTCGGCGAAGTCAAACCTGAAATATGCGCTTATTATTCCAAGCCGGCTGTATTGGGAAAAGGCGGAATACGTCCGCAGCTTTACGTATATCAGCATTTTGATCAGCCTCATCGGCGCCGGCGTGCTTACATGGTTTTTTATGCGCCGCAATTATTCGCCGATCCAGGAGCTTGTCCAGACGCTTACCGACAAAACGGCGGACAAAGACCGGCCGGACGACTGGAACGAGCTGCATCTGATCCGCAAAGCGATTATGAGCGCGCGCAGCGAGAAGGATGAGATCGCCCTGCAGCTGCAGAAGCACCAGCATGTGCTTCGCTCCAACCTGATCAACCGGCTGCTGAAAGGGCGCCTCGATTCGCTTGTTCCATATGAGGAGGCGTTCCGATCCTATCATATGACGTTGTTATCCAGCCATTTTGCCGTTATTTTGTTTGTGGTCGAAAATGAGGAAAGCTTGTACGCCAATTTGCCGGGCATTGATGTTAATGAACGGAGGAAGCTGATCCAGTTCATTATCGCCAATGTCGTTGAGGAGCTTGCCCAGCAGCATCAGCATGTCGGTTACGTTGCGGAAGCGGACGATATGATTGTATGCCTCGTTAATTTGCGGCCGGATGCGGAGAACGGCCCGCAGGATTTGCATGATATTGCGCTGGAGGCGCAAAGCTTTCTGCGAAGGTACGATATGGAGCTGACGATTTCGACAAGCGGCTGCCATCCGTCCTGGGCGGGAATTGCCGAAGCGTACCAGGAAGCGGTGGATGCGATGGAATACAAAATGGTGCTTGGCAAACAAGGCATCATTTCGTATGAAGATATCCGCAGCGAATACAGCGACCGGGCGGAATACGGCTACTATTATCCGCTGCAGGTCGAGCAGCAGCTTATCAATTTCATTAAAGCCGGCGATATGGAGCAGGCTTCCGCTTATATGGACGAAATTACGACGCGCAATTTCGAGAAGCCGCTTATTTCGCTTACGATAGCCAAATGTCTTATTTTTAATTTGGCGGGCACGATGGTGAAGGCGATTAACGAGCTGGGAGAAGGAGATATTCTCGCAAGCAATCCGCTGTGGATGGACAAAATTATCGCCTGCGATACGATCCAGGAGATGCAGAAGGAGCTGCACGCGATGCTTGGGGAAGTATGCTCGTTTGCTGCTGCCAAACGCGTATCCAATTTGACGCAGGAGCGGGAAGATTCGCTGCGGGATTTAACGGCCAAGGTGACGCAATATATCGAGCGGAATTACCAGGATGTTAATCTGAATGTGAACGCTATCGGCGAATATTTCGACTTAAAAGGAAGTTATCTCTCGAAATTATTTAAGACACAGACCGGCGAAGGGCTGCTCGACTGCATCCACAAATTCCGGATCGAGCATGCCAAGCGGATGATTAGAGACAAGCAGGAATCTATTAATGAAATATCGCGGCTGGTCGGCTATAACGACGCAGCGACGTTCATACGGGTATTCAAAAAATACGAAGGCATAACACCGGGGAAATATAAAGAGATTTGTTAG
- a CDS encoding glycoside hydrolase family 88 protein, which translates to MLEQIGDKSPHVAGASGRYDDLRLDWWTSGFWPGILWLAHDMTGEERFKQAVWNWDERFERLFLQPNSFDHDVGFQFLPTAVYKHRLTGDPDGLRRGLFAANFLAGRFNPKGRFIRAWNGDKHGWSIIDTAMNLSLLFWAAEQSGDPRFAQVAAAHADTVLSQFIREDGSVHHIVVFDPATGERLEALGGQGAAPDSGWSRGTAWALYGMANTYRHTGNAAYLKAAQRVAHYFIAHLPEDHVPHWDFRAEEEAGETPRDSSAGAIAASGLIELAAHLPEKEGRGYQAAALRILQSLDENYCTWDNPAHEAILLHGTGHKPAGQNVDVSLIYGDYFFAEAIAKLNGWRNRIF; encoded by the coding sequence ATGTTGGAACAGATCGGGGACAAATCGCCGCATGTGGCAGGGGCAAGCGGCCGCTACGACGATTTGCGGCTCGACTGGTGGACGTCCGGCTTCTGGCCGGGCATCCTGTGGCTTGCGCATGATATGACCGGCGAGGAACGGTTCAAGCAGGCGGTCTGGAATTGGGATGAGCGTTTCGAGCGGCTGTTTTTGCAGCCAAACAGCTTTGACCATGACGTTGGTTTTCAGTTTCTGCCGACAGCGGTCTACAAGCATAGGCTGACGGGAGATCCGGACGGCCTCCGGCGCGGACTGTTTGCAGCGAATTTCCTGGCCGGCCGGTTTAATCCGAAAGGCCGGTTCATCCGCGCCTGGAACGGGGATAAGCACGGCTGGTCCATCATTGACACCGCGATGAATTTGTCGCTGCTGTTCTGGGCAGCGGAGCAAAGCGGAGATCCGCGTTTCGCCCAGGTTGCGGCCGCTCATGCGGATACGGTGCTGAGCCAGTTTATCCGCGAGGACGGCAGCGTGCATCATATTGTCGTCTTTGATCCGGCAACGGGCGAGCGGCTGGAAGCATTAGGCGGCCAAGGCGCAGCGCCGGATTCCGGCTGGAGCCGGGGGACGGCATGGGCTTTGTACGGCATGGCCAACACGTACCGCCATACCGGCAATGCCGCTTATTTGAAGGCGGCGCAGCGGGTGGCGCATTACTTTATCGCCCATTTGCCGGAAGATCATGTGCCGCATTGGGATTTCCGGGCCGAAGAGGAAGCGGGCGAAACGCCGCGCGACAGCTCGGCGGGCGCGATTGCAGCGTCCGGACTGATCGAGCTTGCCGCCCATTTGCCGGAGAAGGAAGGACGCGGCTACCAAGCAGCTGCGCTCCGCATTCTGCAGTCGCTGGACGAGAACTATTGCACATGGGATAATCCGGCGCATGAAGCGATCCTGCTGCACGGTACAGGCCACAAGCCTGCCGGGCAAAATGTCGACGTATCGCTCATCTACGGCGACTACTTCTTTGCGGAAGCGATCGCCAAGCTAAACGGCTGGCGGAACCGGATTTTTTAA